From the Leptotrichia sp. oral taxon 221 genome, one window contains:
- the csx20 gene encoding CRISPR-associated protein Csx20: MERKALLLFSHQLTENQEKELVENFKVKKIVSLSSELQEMWSNVSIKENYKENLKKIKKYIEENFNENDVMLVQGNWGYTYNIVKWSIEKRLVPVYSYTERNVEEIKDGENVKKISYFKHVKFIEYE, encoded by the coding sequence ATGGAGAGAAAAGCACTTTTATTATTTTCACATCAGTTGACGGAAAATCAAGAAAAAGAATTGGTAGAAAATTTTAAGGTAAAAAAAATAGTAAGTTTGTCTAGTGAGTTACAAGAAATGTGGTCAAATGTGTCAATTAAGGAAAATTATAAAGAGAATCTGAAAAAAATAAAAAAATACATTGAAGAAAATTTTAATGAAAATGATGTGATGTTGGTTCAAGGAAACTGGGGATATACATATAATATTGTTAAATGGTCGATAGAAAAAAGATTAGTTCCTGTGTATAGTTATACTGAAAGAAATGTTGAAGAAATAAAAGATGGGGAGAATGTGAAGAAGATTAGTTATTTTAAACATGTGAAGTTTATTGAGTATGAGTAG